Below is a genomic region from Fulvia fulva chromosome 5, complete sequence.
GTGCGAGCACAACATCAACACCTGCAAGAGCTGCTTGAAGCTCTGGGTCGATGTCTCCCTTGAGGGTGCGCAGACTACGATCAGCGAAGATCGAAAGGTTTTTGGTCTCAAGGTATGTACTAGCGCATCGCGGTATCGGCATTGCATTGGGTGGCAACAAGTCGAGGGGCATGAGACTATACCGCCATCCTGCAAAAGCTCATCTCCGTCGATTCCAAGGCTTGCTTATACAAATACTCATATGGTTATCGACAGTGCCCGGAGTGTGAAGGCATCATGAAGAACGTCAACATACAGATCGCCACTACAAAGAAGATGCACGGCATGTTCGAGAAGGTAAGTACATCCCTTTTCTCGCTGATCAGAGAGCGTGCCATAACCTGAGCGATGTCCATGAGTCCTCTGCGAAGTACTTACTCTGTAGCGCAAGCTGACCGTGATGTAGATGGAGCGCAAGCATATCGCCGACAACACACCGGGTTGGCGCTGGTGCATGGCCCCAAATTGTAACGCTGGCCAGGTCCACGAGCCCAAGATCATCGACAAGCCCAAGGAACCACCGAAGTCGAAGAGCAGATCGAAGAAGAAGGCCGTCGATCCGGAGACTGACGTAGAAGACATCTTCACCTGCAACGAGTGCGGAGCACGAGCCTGCGTGACTTGCGATAGGTAAGTGGGCATGACTGTTCGCGCCTCGAGGTCCATGTTTCAATGGATGCTGCTCGGCTCCGCGGACACTCCCTAATGTCGAGCGCAATCCTCGAAGGGACCGGCTAACTGTGTCACTCAGGCCATACCACGAAGGCGAGACTTGTGCCGCGTATCAACTTCGCATAAGAGACCGTACTGTTGAGGAGGACAAGTCGCTGCTCGAGATCGAGCGTGTCACTCGGAAGTGCCCAAGCTGCAAGGGGAGCATTCAGAAGAATGGAGGTTGTAATACTATGTTCTGTAAGTCATCTCAGCAGCACGCCTCTCTCATGTCTGCCAGTTAGGTCCATTGATGGCTTGAGCCGATCTTTCGAAGCGGAGCGGCGACACACGATACTCCACGGCATTCCGCTGACATCCTGCTAGGTTTTGCTTGCAAAGTCCTCTTTTGTTGGAACTGCGTCTCGCCGTTCGAGCAAGGTGCCTACTGCAAGTGCAACCCGCGGCCACCACAGTAGTAGATCTGGCGTGTTGAGAAGAGTCTCACCAGTACGGCATGTTTCGCTGGAGCTGGATCGAGCGGTAAAATCTTGTGCTTTGAGCGAAGGAGTTTGTTCAGAACCGATGTCTTGCACGGAAGCCGGCGTGACGAGCAAAGGCCGCATGAGACACAGCGATAGCATGAAGGTCTGAGACACGAATGTCATGGCAGACTTCATAAACCCTCGTAGAATCACAATAACTCGGTCTTATTATCACAACCTGACGTAGGACACAATGCAAGCACCACAGCAGCTTCACGCCGGAGCAGAGGGGGGAAAGAAGCGCAAGCGGGATGACGATGATGAACAGAAGGTAACAAAGCGCCGCGCACAGCCAGAGTAAGACCATCATATCCTCGCACGAACGATACTGACATCTCCTGCCCACGAAGGCTGCAACAGTACCACGAACTTATCAACATCCTCGTAGGACCTGCCGAGCACTTGTTCCAAATCCACAAGGAAAAACTATGCTCGAAGTCCAAGTACTTCTCTGCTGCTCTAAAGAATGACTGGATCGAGGCTCGACGACAACAAGTCAAGCTCCCAGAGATAACTACCGAAGCCTTTCAGCACTACTTCAACTGGGTCTACTCGAACACCGTCTATACTGAACCCGCCG
It encodes:
- a CDS encoding E3 ubiquitin-protein ligase dbl4 translates to MSKRKLRSDTAAGGVDEGVLEDTTIAAPRAKKAKKDVVRYLCYICDRERSAGAFPDYNPSSECEHNINTCKSCLKLWVDVSLEGAQTTISEDRKVFGLKLISVDSKACLYKYSYGYRQCPECEGIMKNVNIQIATTKKMHGMFEKMERKHIADNTPGWRWCMAPNCNAGQVHEPKIIDKPKEPPKSKSRSKKKAVDPETDVEDIFTCNECGARACVTCDRPYHEGETCAAYQLRIRDRTVEEDKSLLEIERVTRKCPSCKGSIQKNGGCNTMFCFACKVLFCWNCVSPFEQGAYCKCNPRPPQ